Proteins from one Impatiens glandulifera chromosome 2, dImpGla2.1, whole genome shotgun sequence genomic window:
- the LOC124924550 gene encoding uncharacterized mitochondrial protein AtMg00810-like: protein METIRTCVAIVVQLEVNIFQLDLKSAFLNGKIQEEVYVEHPQDDLIYFGTNKAMVAEFKNQMMKEFEMTDLGLMKYFLGIQVKKSPGRIFLSQEKYIEDLQKKFNMSQCKPLSTPMALNKKFQVNCDGEKADTTSYRKLIGSLIYLNTRPDITHSVSLLSRFLNEPSQIHFAAAKRILRYLKGTKTQGIEFKKESECKLVGYTDSDWEVLIDYRKSTSGYIFCLGSNVISWSSRKQKYVALSSAEAEYIACTDATCEVVWLQRILKDMKFEQCEPTIIHCDNMSAIAITKNPIFHARSKHIERRTHFIRDLKIKNLAADLCLERVAVLKLLHDSPPNLLLSAALPDNTDSNKSAMTMSELESETLKSSASEGTIIDLTSEEKEEVPIHVIVGIN from the exons atggagacaATCCGTACTTGTGTAGCCATTGTGGTTCAGTTGGAGgtaaatatatttcaacttgATTTAAAATCAGCTTTTCTCAATGGAAAAATTcaagaagaggtgtatgttgagcaTCCCCAAG ATGATCTCATCTATTTTGGAACAAACAAAGCTATGGTGGCAGAATTCaagaatcaaatgatgaaagaatttgagatGACAGACTTGGGActcatgaaatattttcttggtatACAAGTTAAGAAAAGTCCAGGAAGAATCTTTCtatctcaagaaaaatatattgaagatcTGCAAAAGAAATTCAATATGAGTCAATGCAAGCCCCTCTCCACTCCTATGGCgttgaataaaaaatttcaagttaACTGCGATGGTGAGAAAGCTGACACAACTAGTTATAGAAAGTTGATTGGTTCTTTAATCTATCTCAACACAAGACCGGATATCACACATTCGGTAAGCTTGCTTTCTAGATTTTTGAATGAGCCAAGTCAAATTCATTTTGCAGCCGCAAAAAGAATCCTTAGATATCTTAAAGGCACAAAAACTCAAGGCATTGAATTCAAAAAGGAAAGTGAATGTAAGCTGGTTGGGTATACAGATAGTGATTGGGAAGTCTTGATTGATTATCGAAAAAGTACCTCCGGTTATATCTTTTGTCTTGGATCAAATGTAATATCATGGAGCTCAAGAAAACAGAAATATGTGGCATTGTCATCTGCCGAAGCAGAGTATATAGCATGTACTGATGCAACTTGTGAAGTTGTTTGGCTTCAAAGAATTTTAAAGGACATGAAGTTTGAGCAATGTGAGCCGACAATTATTCATTGTGACAATATGTCAGCTATTGCAATAACAAAGAATCCCATTTTTCATGCTCGGTCCAAACATATTGAACGACGAACTCATTTTATTCGAGATTTG AAGATTAAAAATCTTGCAGCGGATCTATGTCTAGAACGAGTAGCTGTTCTCAAATTACTTCATGACTCCCCTCCAAATCTGTTGTTGAGTGCAGCTTTACCTGATAATACTGATTCAAATAAATCTGCAATGACAATGTCAGAGCTTGAAAGTGAAACACTAAAAAGCAGTGCTTCTGAAGGAACCATAATTGATTTAACATCTGAAGAAAAAGAGGAAGTTCCTATCCATGTTATTGTCGGTATTAATTAG